The window AGCCtattgagactaataccgtgcgtcgaagtaaaaatcaggcattttggcaATGATTGGAGGGTTAGGGATTTTTctctaaagcttataagaatggagaaaagaaataatctcaattgagatggtgttgtcggacccgtgttaaattgggggaatgtagaatcacccataagtatgtgtgcaagaatatactcagtaatttaaagtcctcaggaagattcttagcacgttcgaggacgaacgtttgtttaagaggtggagaatgtaacgacccgacttgtcgttttaataaTTTAAGCCccattcagtggcttaaggtctcgagaagtttcgtaatatgtattatgacccgtgggtgtggtcgagtttgattttcagaatttaattaaaagaacaattcttatttagaagcttaaattgaaagagttgaccggagagttgatttttaaaaaaacgaccccggaatagaattttgataatggcaatagcttcgtatgatgatttcgtacttaggcgcatgttcagatttggatttggaagtccgtaggacaattcgacacattttggcgaaagttggaaaatataagattttgaaaaaagaccgaccgaagggtgaatttttgataacgaggtcggatttcgattccgaaaatgggaatagctcccttacgttaattatgacttgtgtgcaaaatttgaagtcattccggattgatttaatatgtttcggcgcaaaatatagaagttgaaagatttgaaaacttataaatCGATtcaatgcgcgattcgtaattccgGCGTTGTTTGaagtggtttgaagcctcgactaagttcgtattgtattttggggaatgttggtataattggttgagatctcgggggcctcgggtggatttcgcaaggttaacggagcaattcggacttggtagaagctgctggaaaatggcagcagcttgttggattcgcacctgcggaattttgggcACAGGTGTGCCCTCTCAGAAGCGAGGATTTCATCACAGAAGCGAGCTGGGAAGAGCTGGaggaaggtcgcagatgcggacagccTACCGCACCTGCGCAATCACAGGTGAGATATTTGCTACGCAGAAGCGACGAggcagcgcagaagcgaaaatgatgcgcacctgcgatcaccgcagaagcgaaaatggctccgcaggtgcgagctttgtGGCTGGGCAGTGACCTCACAGATGCGTGTAttcgctcgcaaaagcgagcacgcAGGTGTGAAAATTAGTCCGCATGTGCGCAACTGGGTagaatcataaggaccaaaaatggtcatttttggcattttgttTTGCAATTTTTGGaactcagatttgggcgattttggagggatttttcacaagcttggttggggtaagtgttctatatcctaaactgattatatttcatgaatctatgattatattcatcatttagttcagatttaaatggaagaaatcaagatttttacaaaatcttccaaaaataaaaatttaagatttggaggtcgatttgttattggaatttaataaaattggtatggttgaactcgtatcagaatggctgttcgtatttcatgaaaattatgtcgggttccgagaggcgagtcccgcgttgacgtttgttgactttttggaataaatttttaagtcgatgtattattatccggaattattttcgataaatttttaatgaagttatacaattaatttggatagatttgagctgtccggaggtcaattcaagcaagaaggcgattttggaatatcgacctaacttcaaaaatatAAGTGTcctgcttaacctcgagtgggggaatttttccttaggcattgagtcttatgtgcaatttgtgtaattgaaaaccatgtacgcgaggtgacgaatacgtacttgatttatatgtgtaaattttattgagttaaagtcttgagcatattgtatagtaaattggataattgtcggcatatatttaatcatctatttgtcgtgcctaaattcttgttgttgacatctattgttatatgacaatttgatgtgattgttatttgattatttatgaaattccatgaatttgctggtttgataattattgaaatttaatttcattttggatttttccctctgaaaataattaattaaatgatcttaagaagaggtatttatataattattgaaaatttggagttaatgaagactttgctttacgttgagtaatttctatctttgttgattgttttgGGGTATTgtacatattgtgtggagccttcggctatttattgtgaaattaattgacttggttgtatctttgaaattttggttgtagccattgggcaaattgtgatatgaattgattttgttatattgtcgtgataattttctatgtaaattgttgtgttgtgttaattattattttgaaaatataagggtggaatttcaccgttgatattatatgggtataagggtggcatttcactgtggtcgtatttgttggaatattatctgggcggagcgatacgggtggcaataggagcgataagggtggctattgatattgtctgggcggagcgataagggtggctataggagtgataagggtggcaataggagcgataagggtggctattgtcagggacgttatgtgatgatgtggggttgtggtgttgctAATTTTCGTGTGATGTTGTAATTtgcttgtatttatttttatagcttgtgcaatttgtcttgttgttggtaaattgataacaatttgATTTATCTTGAAATTGAGAGCACGTAGCCATTGCcaagcggattataaaataaaatgtgggcacgaggtgccgtgagtaaataatgaggatatttggcatgtgaattgtctgtgcagttgtgatatgaaatgtgggaacgaggtgctgtgatgaaatgataatgataattggcacgtgaattgtccttgcagttgtgatatgaaatgaaggCACGAGGTgacgggaaaatatgatgatttaattatgggcacgaggtgccgtggaaacatgaaaaatgggatgagacccgtgtttacgaaaaaatatgaaaatgggctgagacccgtatttttatgattttgaaatgaggtgtcacatggtgacttttaattgaaagaattatgttcaaaatatttatttggaaggatttttattcaaaaagaattatatttgaaagaattatatttaagaaattatatttgaaaaagggttttattcgtaagaattatgtgtgaaagatatttaattgaagaacttgatttaactgggtgttaatgtatttatcaattgttgagcgatattaatggtgattttattgtcttactgtgcacatcactggttgttttatgttgtccttattattatttatttcctattatttttttgtatattatattgcacaagttattagactagcgagtgtcttgactgtacctcgtctctactccactgaggttagtattgatacttactgggtaccgaccgtggtgtactcatactacacttccgcacatttttgtgcagagcgagGTATTGGAGACATCGGTCTTgaacagagttaaagcgggatcgtaaggatttaaggtagaacTGCTTAGtcgccgcagtcccttggagtctttttatttcattgtactgttaatttgtatattgtatattcggtcctcgtgatcattccatatattcagttagagttcgtgtctcagtactaccagtcttgggaggttatatattgtaattatttccgttgttagtttcaaaaaaaagtttcaaaatgtaattgaaatcgacttacctagtcttagagactaggtgtcatcacgacgcctgaggtgggattttgggtcgtgacaatttcacTAAtggctttcgtgcttttaatatagtatagatagattataaaaaattttcttttttaaattgtgaaaacaattatCTGATACAGTAAAACTAATGATTGCAATTATACGATTGGCACTTCAAAAGGTGGGTCAAGATTAATAAAAAAGATTTGAGGCTCAAATTAAGGAGAAAATCTATGAGGCTTTGATAGTCCAAATAAAAGTTAatggataaaaaaaaaaaagagttatggAATTCAACATTTGTGCAAAACATTGTTGTATAAATTTTTTATTGTTAAAAAGAAGGTATTATATCCATAATAAATTAATAATTGAGGTCGTCTTTAAGAGTAGTGTTACTCGAACCAAAAGATGAAGGTGTTAAAGTGAAATATAGTCTCTTAGATCCTCATCTCAGTATATATGGCTTCGTTAGTTAAATTCTTAGGTGCCAAAGTTGCGGTGAAATGGATAGAATCCATTTACCCTTAACAATAAGATTTGGATTCGAGTCTTGAGAATAAAACATATTCTAGCAGGACGCGCTTCTCCCATAAATGGACTCACACAACAGGAATCCAAACTAACCAAACATCAAGTGGGAAAAAAAGTTAAATTTCATCAAAGGAGAATGTTGTATTCCCTGTAGGTTAGTTGTTCTATGAGTTATGTAATTCGTCTGTCCAAATGTAGGTTTTCGAGAGCCAGTCTATAATTTTGATTGTTAATTTAGACacgaaatttttaaattttttaaaataatatttacatatttaaaaactacataaaaaatACTAAAAATTACAATACTTAATAATTCGAAGTATTTGAAAGACTTATGAATaattataataaattaaaaaCTTGTTTGACTTGCTGGAACCACATAAATTGGGAGGGGAGTACTCGTTAATAGCACAGTTGAAAAATAAACTCCTTACATATGATAGAGTGACAACATTTGCAACATTAGCTTCCATACAAGCTAGTTCTTACAACAACTTTTTCTAACTGTTCTTTTTTAGGTGCTCTTACTCATTGATCATAATAGCAACAAACTAAAAGTTTACATCTTCACTTCAACCAGAGTAGGTCAATAGTTTCCCACAATCAAAATCACCCATTCTCAGCATAGTCTCAATGGTAAATTGAGCCAAGAATTTCTCTCTCAAGTAGCTAATCACCTTCCCATTACTTTCTTGTGccaaaccaaccaaatatgaAGTACTAATAAGGTTAAAAATCCTCCATCTTCTCTCGTTTGCATACTTCTCCAAACCAACTTTAATTCTATTGTAAAATTCATCATCTTCTAATTTCTCCATTCCTGTTGGTAATTTTCTTGAAAAAGTTTCAGCAATGCACCTAGCAAGAACCACACCATCTTCTAATGCTGAACATCCACCTTGACCAATATCAGGTGTCATTGGGTGAAGTGCATCACCAACTAGACAAGTGTTTCTTTTGACAATATTGTCTCTCATTAAAATATTCAATGGCGATCTTAATTTTAGTTTGGCACAATATAGGCTATCTAGGGAGGTTCTCTGTAGGATATTGTATGCTTCTTTTGACACGTTGCTGGCCATACTTAGCACAAATTGCTTCATTTTGACTGGACTTCCTTCTATCGATTCATCATCTGAGATGCATGCAATTCTAAAGCGTTACATGATAGACAGACAAAAAACTCAGAGATTATTGGTACAACacataaataaaaggaaaagaaaaagaaaagcagaCATCAAACGACAAAAGATCAAACGGAAAGGTCTGATTATCTCCTGTGAAAAGAGTGCATAAATAAACCAGTCGTACTTTCTTCGGTGGAAattttagtgggcgtttggacacaAGAATTCTAAGTTTAGGAAAAAAgtgaaatgttttttttttttttttttttagtgaaatggtatttgaaaattagagtttgtgtttggacataaatatagtttttgattgtttttgaatttttgtgagtgatctgagtgaaaattttgaaaaataattttttggaatttttcaaatttttgaaaaattcaaaaattcattttcaagtgaaaattgaaaattttatggccaaacaatgattaaaaaaaagtaactttttttcgaaaaaaagtgaaaacaATGTCATGACCAAACATCGTCTTAGATACGTAAAAGCTTTCCCACGAAAGAAGTCattttttatgaaattattttacaaataacATATATATCTTTTTTTTGAAATTCTTAAGCaatttattataatattaaaaatatggACTGTGTTTTTATGAAATTGAGTCCtcaaaattaataatattttaagtGTCTTCGAGCTACTTACATttttgtcccaatttatgtggcatACTTTGTTTTTTGATTTGGTAAAAAAGAATGTCACCCgtctatatttaaaataattaaatttaaaatttttattttatccttGGTGATCTTAATGACATGATATATAGTaacataaatatttataatttactTTAAACACAAGTTTTAAGAGTTTTTCTTTCTTGAATTGGTGTCTAGTCAAACAAAATTACATAAATTGAGATGAAAGAATAAAGTTAAGATGAGTGTAAGAAAACTTTCCATCCATAAAAAAGGAAGTCATTTTCCCCATTATGATAATATTTTCTTCGAAAAACAGTTTTAGTAACTAAATATCAGGAAATAACTTACTCATAGAATATTCCGTGGCAAAGCATTATCTTCCGTGGAAAAAGTAGAGTAATAAAATATTGTCTCATTTATCTTCTGTGGAAAAGATATACATCTCATTATCGACCTTTGATGCAGTACAGAAGCTAAGGGAGGTAGCAGGCTTACAGTTGACGGCAGACGGAGTAAAAGTGCAAAACCAGTACAAGCTCTTGTCATCACAAGGAAGGAAACCAATGCGaactcctcctccaaaataaGAGGAGAACTTTGGCTCGAACCCGTGATATTCTGAATACTCAACATATCCCCGAATCGCTGAACGATTTGCATCAACTAGTTTCTGGAGGCCCATCCACTTGGCCACCACTGAGTTCGCACCATCACATCCAATTAACACCTTCATGCAAAGCAGTATTGTTCAGTTTTTTCTTCGGGCCCAGTTAATTCGGATTTGTACGGCCTAAAATTAGGGGTAAAGCAATAGACCAACGTATAGGTTCAGTTGAAACTCTTCATATTTATCTTAACAAATTTATTTGAcatatacaaattattaatttagaactcaataaCTTAAAACCGCTAAAATCCTGAATCCGTTTTAAATTTTGGGTCTGCCTCTGCCTAAGACCAATTAAATTAAAAGGAAAGTGCTCGAACCCAAGACCTGGGCggaggtattctattcatcatCCCTATCTTTGGTGGTGATTATTCAGCTACACTCAAACAATGAGGCTGCCCTATTTTCTACCACTAATTTGTTGCTTGATTTTCTGAAGTTATAGGTTTAATTGAgggttttttattttaattttttaaaatcaaaagtCCATAACTTCACATATTGTCGTCTAACTAAGTTTTAAGTCGAAAAAGAAAATTTTGATATGATAGCGCTTAGTTGACAATAATATCTTATGAGGTAGCTTAGTCGTAATTTTtggtgattttttattttatgtgaaatataGGGATAGTTAATACTCCATactggacacggagtttaagaaaaaatgaagacttttaaaatttgtggtcctaaacaatttaAACAGGGGCCAGAgtatatttgtgtggttatagaaacttctcattaaggataaaattgtaagtttaagcaaaattattttcaaatttaaaaagagGTCATTCTATTTTGAACGGACCAAAAAAGAAATAGATTCACGTAACTGGAACGGAGGTAGTCAGTAATCAAGGTTTCAGGTATGGGATTCTATATGAGAATTTAACCCCAGAAACATAAAAACAAGAATATATATTCACCTTGGTTCGAAGAACAGTTTTGTCAGCCAAATGTAGCAACTTGAATAGTCCAAAGTCTTGGATGGAAACAACGGGGGAAGAATACTTTATAGTTCCGGGAGGAAGTTGTTTCTCTAAAGTCTCCACTATCTCCTGTCTTTTCATACAACGGCTGTCGTAATCTCTACTGTATAACACGAAGAGTTGTGTTGTGAGATTTGACAAGTATGGTTATGTAACGAAATCATTTAATTTGGCtcaaccaaaaaagaaaagaaaaaaagaaacataCAGCTGGAGAAAAAGAAACTAGATTGAACGTACAAGTTATATATGGAATGATCAATGCTCAAAATATCAAATTTAGAGTGTAGCTTACGGTTTCTTATTTGCATCTAGGGAAATCTGTGCAGTAGGCTTGCCTGAAACTGCTGAAAATGCCTCGAACCTACAGAAATTAAAGCTCATTAAATTCAAGCTGAGATATCAGTTCTCGAAGACATTAACAACTCTTTTCTTAAACGACTCGATCTTCGTCTGGAGGAAACAGAGAAGCAATGAAACGTAAATATTGGAGTTGCAATATAAACGGAAAATATATCCATCTTTAGCAATTACTTTTTACATGTTCTGTAAATAGTGGGGATAATTGAAAATGCAAGTTCCAAATTGAATGTAAGGGACATGCAGTAGCGTCCTTACTGCTGATACCTTCCTTCCAAAGTTTCCACACTAAAAAAAAAGTATTGAGCAAATACGTGACGCAGTCAACTAAAAGAATTCTTTATAGCTAGGAAGGAGATAGAGACAAATGTTTTGTTGGCAGGTTACACTAAAGAAGAAACAACCAAACAATTCGTTGTTATAAACTGCGTACGATCCACTGTTATTAGTTGCTAAATTGAGACAAGCGCTATAGACTATTCAAAAAGGTTATATAAATAGAGGTGGATAAAAATTTTGACATTTATGGTTTCTTATAAAAATCTAagttaatatataataataaccaAATTCAGCTTATGGTGCCCTTACGTACCGACTAAACTGGAGAGAATGTTGTCTAAGGATGTCTCCAACGCCAAGAGCATCTAGTGCCCTCCAGGCGTTGGTCCATAAAGCAAGGGCAAATCCTGATGTTCGTAAAgagtttgatgattccaacactAAGCTCCGCAACCCCAGCCTAAATAACAAAATAACCATCAGCAGTTCTATTAAAAACACGTAAAGACCATGCACCAAAATATATAGGCGAATTTATTTGGTGTCAAATTCATGTGTTCAACTGAATCCATTAAATCATTACTTAAAGTAATGAGGTTGTATAAAAAAACTGAATCCATTACTTTCATCAGCTTGAATTATGTATAGAtcgaaagaaacaaaagaaaagttAATTAAAATGCATTAACTTTGGTACTCTTTCTATACCTGTGAAGTGCCAAAGAAGTGGCAAGTCCAGCAATTCCAGCACCTACTATGACAATGTCCTCATTTATCTCCATTTGCTCCTTTTGCGGCTGCATTCTGCTTTGGTTAGTGGTATTCCTGCTATATTATTGTAGTTCTCCAACTGATAATTGATTATTAAACTTTCACGGGCATACCTTATATAAAGCTGTGACATTACGCTGTAGTCTTTCTTTAGTTGTTAAATATTAAGTCAACCAAAAACGGGAAGATGGGATCGACCATAAGGGGGTTTGTTCACCACAGAAGAGCTGTAGAGGGCCCCGAAGCAGATACATGAAACAAAAACGTGTAAATGAACAGTACATATCCATTACTTTACGAGAAAGAGCTAGGACCACATACAGTGACATAACTACAATATTAGCTACGGGTCCACAAGAATTGAGTACCTTTTGCTTAGACTCAATATTTTTAGTAgaaaattcattaaaaatatataacGTTATTACAAACACAATAATTAAAATGAGATACGAGTTTAATGTCAAATTTAGAACCATAAATTTTAAATTCGAACTTAGCATGTGCTCATATGGGAACCTATTAACTATACCTATTTAACGGGCTGGGTTGACCTGTTTCCGAAACGGCCCAGACCGGTTGTAACCCGGACCTGGGTTAAGGGGGTTGgttcattttttaaaaaaattcggtTAACTGGACCGGTCAAACCCGGTCAATAAAAAATACTGTTGAACCGGTTAACCGGCCCGACCCGGACCGGTTTAACGGCtataaatctgattttttttttaaagtgatATGACCGTTGGCAACAGTCAGCTTCAATTTGGTCGTTGCCCAACGGGTTGATTGCAAAAATAGCCCTTTTTggacaattatttttaaaaaataacacttttagtaattactaatttagccttttgaaaaactataaatacacccccttattcttcatttcttcactcatctcttagagattggaccaactgaaaccccaGATATATACTGTTGTATGAACAAGCTAAATGATTatttacaacaattatataattattatgcaaatATAGTTGATGATGTTGCTCTTAATGTAGGCAATGTTAATCTCACTATGCATTATATCACTTCTACTACTATGGATGATGATGAAGGCCTTGATGGTTTTAATATTTGGTCTACATTTTCTACCactcaaaccagtagcaggaacattgatgaacttcaattctacgtgcaaaagaaaaaagagcctcgcacaaaggaattttcaccgttgggatggtggcatgagaatgaaaagcaattttctattCTTTCCTCTATGGCTCAGGTCGTGCTGAATGTGCCAATTTCAACTATTGCATCAAAAAGTATATTTAGTCAAGCAAGACAACAACTTGGAGACACCCGTCACTCATTGGGAAGCAGTGCTTTGgaagttttagtatgtttcagagattggattagatcAGAATGAAGAAATCAGGGACGTGAAGATGTTGATAGACTAGAAGACGAGaaactttgtcacgaccccaaattctctctGTAGAAGGTCGTGATGGCAACTAGTttgtaagactaggtaagcctataaatgcagaataatcataaatatcttaaataaataaactacaattcaaataattacaactcccaaaactcggtagaaataagtcaaaaacttctaaaaaagatttctcaatgtttctatgtatcaaagtctaagaaaaataaggaaacaatataaaatgatagaaggggactccggagtatgcggacgctggcagatatacctcgaagtctccgtgcgcaggtaactcactggcGTCTAGACTGATAAaatgtacatggatctgcacaaaaagatgtgcaaaagcgtagtatgagtacaccacagcggtgcccagtaagtgccaagcctaacctcagtaaagtagtgacgagatcaggtcaggccctactggagaattgataatgacatgaaaaaatgtttaaataatttaataagataaaatgactatgaaaataaatcaaatagtatgtgacatttaatgacaccaaataattgcaaataatatctcgtggaatcaaaacagaattcctttcaactttatgaaaatcacaacaattaatcgaaggcaactatggtcataaatcaatatcaacaagggcactaccgaggtaccgcctcgtagtcccaaatcataaataaattcacaatatcttattttcttatatcactgcgggagccttcataatttatttaaagaaaatatttttccaaaatagcgtcccgcgttttagccacccttatcataccgcatgacttctaatagtcacctctactagccacgcgtatcaagccacccttatctcactgcatgcgtttcaatacccagacgttataccaccgcatgcgtatcaatatcacaatatatcataatttgtaactcaagtgcccaatatttcaattttccaaaaataaatcaacaaaaatatttttcaataataaagagcatacggctcatgccaaaataatacaacaataatattttttcacaataaagagctcacgactccattacaatgagtaccaaaaatcttaaaaaaatattcaggaataaataattgaggaaaataatatttcaaaatctttaatacgttgtttcaatatcaaatttagaaatgtcaaatatttcatattaataatatttaatttaaagaaaattaaccttcaaataatgcacagcaTAAAAaaatcaagtttcaattaaacaggtaaaacaattagtagagaaaagtcaagcaaatttaaggtatacaaatcaaatcaatgatggagaatataacaagatttaataatttaaataatatgCAATAATGATCTTCATAATTTGaacacataatccttcacatttagtccgtgtacacactcgtcacctcgtgtacatgactttcatcacattacaattaataccaatcctaggggaatttcccccacacaaggttagacaagtcacttacctcaacttgctccaatttaaccaagtaatatgtttttttctcgattttccgattccggtcgactcgtatctagtcataaataattcgatagtcaacaaaaaatatagaattaattctataataaaatactatatttttaaataaaaatccgaaattaactcaaaaatggcccacgtctcggaatccggcgaaagctATGAAATATGAACGCTAATTCATtcgcgagtctaaccataccaaaataactaaattccaataataatttgaccctcaaatctatccatGAGGGTTTTTCAagattttccaacttaaattaccAATTAAATGTTTAAACAGTGATGCATTCGGGTAATCTAATCAAGATTGacttaagaacacttactccgatgttttctctgaaaatctcccaaaaatcgcttcaacccgagctccaaatcgttaaaaatagaaaatgggatgaagtcccattttctgaacttaaacattctgtccagtagtttcttcttcgcgaacgcgacccttgtctcgcgttcgcgaagcacaaaaatgtgttgCCCAACTTTCCTCTTCAGGAATGCGACCAACGCTTtgtgaacgcgaagctttgctaACTCATACCATCGCGAACACGTCCCTTATCTCGCGAACGAgtagaacaaaagactggggttcccagctgcctcgctcttcttcgcgaacacgacgcaactcacgcgttcgcgatgcacacacagaccataccttcgcgttcgtgtcctccccttcgtgaacgcgaagaacaaaacctcacactcagaaaacactctttgcgaacgcgtcctactcctcgcgttcgcgatgcttccactgaccacaccttcacgaacgcgagatcttcttcgcgaacgcgaa is drawn from Nicotiana tomentosiformis chromosome 12, ASM39032v3, whole genome shotgun sequence and contains these coding sequences:
- the LOC138903112 gene encoding zinc finger BED domain-containing protein RICESLEEPER 2-like encodes the protein MNKLNDYLQQLYNYYANIVDDVALNVGNVNLTMHYITSTTMDDDEGLDGFNIWSTFSTTQTSSRNIDELQFYVQKKKEPRTKEFSPLGWWHENEKQFSILSSMAQVVLNVPISTIASKSIFSQARQQLGDTRHSLGSSALEVLVCFRDWIRSE
- the LOC108948413 gene encoding monooxygenase 2-like, translating into MQPQKEQMEINEDIVIVGAGIAGLATSLALHRLGLRSLVLESSNSLRTSGFALALWTNAWRALDALGVGDILRQHSLQFSRFEAFSAVSGKPTAQISLDANKKPRDYDSRCMKRQEIVETLEKQLPPGTIKYSSPVVSIQDFGLFKLLHLADKTVLRTKVLIGCDGANSVVAKWMGLQKLVDANRSAIRGYVEYSEYHGFEPKFSSYFGGGVRIGFLPCDDKSLYWFCTFTPSAVNYDESIEGSPVKMKQFVLSMASNVSKEAYNILQRTSLDSLYCAKLKLRSPLNILMRDNIVKRNTCLVGDALHPMTPDIGQGGCSALEDGVVLARCIAETFSRKLPTGMEKLEDDEFYNRIKVGLEKYANERRWRIFNLISTSYLVGLAQESNGKVISYLREKFLAQFTIETMLRMGDFDCGKLLTYSG